CGAGCACCAAATGAAATATTGCCAATGAGGCGCCCGACTCGCTTCTTCTATCTGCAGAGAGAGCGCCACGGTTGTTGGGTCCtctgtgctgctgcatgtgccagccagccccaaTATTTGTTTCTCGCAAGGGCATGCCCTCATGAAGAATGCCAGaccgacgcccacgcccaacGCCTTACCAATCGCCGCATGCCAGAGACAACGCCAAAACGATACATCAAATGACCTAGGCTTTGATGCGGGCCTAAGAACAGCCGTTGTCGCGTTGGTGGCCCTGTTATAAATCAGTCAGGGCCGGTCAGTCTTTCGCGAGGGGTGTTGATGGGGGGCTCCTTGATCGCCGCCCCGGAGCAACTCCCCGTCGACATTAGCCGCACGGGAAGCCGGCCGGTAACTAACTTATTCCCCAGACAGAGCGGAACAGTTGCGAGTGCCGCCTGCCTCCGCTCGAGATTGCGGGGTAAATCGCACGGGGGGTGGCACAACCGGCGCGGAGCCGAGGCACACTCAACGCGCTGGGCGCCGTTTAAAGAAAGCTGCGAAACAGCAGACATTGCAGGCTGGGGGGAGCTGCCAGCCTCGGTCCAGATTGAAGCTGTCGAGGAGGTTTCACTACCGTCAAGATGATATACGGGAAAGCCGATGAGGTCCAGGTTCCGAACCTGGATCTTTTGACCTTTTTGTTCGGTATGTTGGGACCCCCCTGATGATGACCTGGTACACTGGATACGGTAACTACTGGGTGACACAATGTCTCCATTGTTGATACCTGTGTGCCCTTTTCTCTCAACTTTTTGTTCCCTATCCGTCGTGTCTCTTGATCATTCCGCTCTGATGAAGCTTACCACATGAACAAGATTACGAGTCGTCCCGGGCcaaggcgtcgacgccgctctTCGCCGAGGCGCACGACCCCagcgccgtcatcaccacgACACGAGCTCGTCACCTCGCGACTGCGTTTGCGCACTTCCTGCGGCACAACTATGGCATCGGCGCGTCCGGGCCGGCGcgcgatgtcgtcgtcaccgtctcgAGCGGACAGTCGGCCCTCCCCTGCCTCTTCTatggcgtcatcgccgccgagggcatctactcggccgcgtccgccgccggcacgccCAAGGATCTCGCGCGACAGATCGCCGACGGGCCGGGACAGCTGCTCGTCTgcagcgccgacgtcaagccgcaggccctcgaggcggcgaggctcgcGGGCCTGTCGGAGCGCAACGTCCTCGTCCTGACGTCGCACCCGCGCGTCTCCCTCGagagcgccgacggccgcgtgcGCTGTGACTTCGAGAACCATCTGCCGTGGAAGCGCATCACGGACCCGCGCGAGCTCGCGGACCGCACCATCTGCATCCTGTACTCGTCCGGGACGACGGGCCTGCCCAAGGGCGTGCTCGTGTCGCACGCCAACGTCGTGTCCGAGTCGTATCTCACGGGACACCTGAACCGCCCCGTCACCGAAACGTGGACCGACTACACGCCGCGCACCATGGCGCACCTGCCGACGGCGCACATTGCCGGCGTGCAGGGCTACTTCATCAACCCCGTCTTCGAGGGCTCGCTCGTCTTCTGGATGCCCGGCTTCAAGCTCGACGACTTTGTGCGctacgtcgaggagctgcacATCACCATGTTATTTACCGTGCCGCCCATCTACGCCGCGATTGCGAAGCACCCGGCCGTCAAGAAGCAGTTCTCGCGCGTGCGCATGGCCATTGGCGGTGCGGCCCCGCTGAGCAAGGAGATTcaggtggcggcgagcgagaaGATACACCCCGACGCCACGGTGACGCAGGTATGGGGGTTGAGCGAGACGACGGGAGCCATTACACATACGAAGCCGGGTCGCAAGGACACGGTGGGCAGCTTGAGTCCGCTGATGCCCAACATTACTCTGCGGTGAGACTCTATTGCCTGCCTTTCATGCAGAGGCCGTGCAACGCTCGCTCAGTTGCTGACTTGACTCCAgactcgtcgacgacgacggcaaggacgtgGCTCCAGGGCAaccaggcgaggcgctggtcAAGGGGCCCATGATCACAAAGGGCTACCACAACAACCCCGAGGCCAACAAGAACTCTTTtaccgacgacggctggtTCCGCACCGGCGACATCATTCGCATGGAGGGCGACCTGCTATACATAGTTGACCGCAAAAAGGTGAGTCCCGGATCATGAACTGCCTCCCCACGATTTAGAGAGTCTGGGAGCAGCAACTGACGCCCGACCTCATCCAGGAACTCATCAAGTACAAGGGCCTGCAGGTCGCGCCCGCtgagctcgagggcgtgtTGCTGGCACacccggccgtcgccgacgcggccgtcatTGGCGTCCCCTATGACGATacggaggcgccgcgcgcgtaCGTAgtgctcgcgccgccggcccgagGCAAATTGTCCGAGGCAGACATCGCGGCGTACGTCAAGAGCCAGGTCTCGAGCTACAagcagctgcgcggcggcgtcaagctcGTGGACGCGGTGCCGAGAAGCGCAGCCGGCAAGATTCTGCGCAAGGAGCTGCGCGAAGTGGTACGTCGGGAAATGCAGGATTCCAAGCTATGAAGGGGTTTGCACTCTGTAGAGGGTGGCGCTCGGGATCCATGTTTCGTTGGGAGCTGGCCCGAGGGGGGGATATTGCATGTGGTGTATGTGTGTAGATACTGTATTTACTGGGAGCATTTTTCTGCGTTCCAACATAGCAAGTCGCGTTCTTTGGGGCGGACGAGTTGCGGACCTGGACACAATTGGACTGAAATACATACATAGGGATGACatgcggcgaggcgcgcccTTGGTGCGATGATGATGTTTCCCCTCACCTCCAGCGACGATATAACATTGAAATCGCACACGGTCGCCATCCAGCCTCCAACGCACATAGCACGGCTTTCGCTATCTGGAACGCAACCGTCGGCGCAGATACTCGTATTCCGCAGGCACATCTTCAACCTCCATCTTCGATGCctcgccagctcgccgtcctcggcagccAGGCCGCCTACCCAACTCTCGGCAGGCCCTGCTCCGGCTTCCTCTTGATCTGGGATGAGCTCACCATCGTGCTCGACCTCGGCTACGGAACTCTTCAGCCGCTTCTCGCGCGGGGCGTCCAACCGCACGCCATCGACGCAGTTGTTGTGACGCACGAGCATCCGGACCACTGGCTCGACCTAcacgccctgctgcggctgctctACTACGGGCCATCGCCACAGGTACCGTCTACGTCGAAGGCGGCAGGGAACTCGGGACAGGAAGAGCACCGAGCCGACAAGAAGAGGAAGCTCAGTCTGTACTGCACAAGCGGCGTGATCGAACAGCTCGCCCATCTAGAGCCAGACCTGCCACTGGATGCCATCGCAGAGGTGCACATCCTCACCCATCGCTGTACCTATACCATCGGCACCTCTTTGCAGCTGACGGGCCTCCTCTTGCCTCACTGGGTCCCCAACATTGGCGTCCGTCTAGCTCTGctccccgacgacggcgacgcgccgccagggcaAGCCCATCAGCAGGATgacaccagcggcggcacaggcaacagcagcacctcgGACTCGCGCGCTATTCTTGCCTACACCGGCGACACGGGGCCCTCGCCCTTGCTCGCGGAACTTGGCCGAGACGCGCGCGTCTTCATCGTGGACGCCACGGACCGgcccggcgaggcggacagACCTCCCACGGAGCGGTTCCTGATGACGGCGTCCGAGGCGggtcgctgcgccgccgaggcgagggccgggATGTTGCTCCTGACGCACTTCTGGCCGGGGAACGACTCGGCTGCGGCGGTTCTCAGGGCGCGGACGGGGTTTGGGGGCGAGGTGTTGGCCGCGGAGCCGGGGATGGTATTCGACATGCCAGGCTCGGCAGGGCCTTGACTAGACGCGCGGATGCAACATGACGCTATCCAACACGGTTCCTTCATGGTGCGCGACACCTTGACTAGACGCGCGGGTGCAACATGACGCTATCCAACACGGTTCCTTGATAGTGTGCGACCCCTTGACTTTCCCAGCTCTCGTCGCGAACCAACCGATATGCAGAAACGCAGCTGCATGAAGACGTTGGTGACATGTTCATGCCGTGTGATGAAGAGAGCGAACCAACCAAGACGGAGCagagccggggggggggggggcctaCTGTGCCGAGGCCAGACGACGGTTGAGAAAGACGGACGGCTCCAGCTGAGGACAGGCGACGGCTTTTGTGAACGGCGCTGCAAATCCGTACAGCCAGCAGTCTCGTGAGATACCCTGGACCAGGAGATTCCATTGTGAACATGGAAGCTGTGACGCCAGCCAGTCTTAATTTTTCTAGTGACTTAAAGACTTGGTCATGACGAACATATAGTGCCATTTTTGTATGGCTTCCTATAGACCGAAACCTGGAGAAATACAACGAGTGCGTGAAATGTCATCTCTATAGTCCTGCCTGCTTTAAAGGAGACAGCGGCATCAAGAATATCCCACTCTAGGTGGTTCGGCTCCTGACCCACTAGATGTGATGGGAAGAAAATCTTGTGGGATCCACCGTACCCTTCCTATACCAAAATAACGCTCCGACCTTCAACGAGCCAACCATCACTCGCTACGACGGCTGTCAACAGCCGCTTGAGTCTTCCGTAGTATAGTGGTCAGTATGCAAGCTTGTCACGCTTGAGACCCGGGTTCAATTCCCGGCGGGAGAGCATCCGCCTCTGGCTTCATTTTTTGCCATCTCTCACAAGAGAACTTCATCAAAGTTACCACACCGCCTTTTGATGGTGCTGCCGTTTGTCCAATTTTGTCATTTTGCCagtgaccaccaccacctaccAAACAGCATGTGCCACATGTAGCCCGTCTACAAAAAGTATGTCGTCTGTAAAGTATATGTAACGGACGCGTCGATCAAACATTCAACGCCAGACGCCGCAACTCATCAACATCGAATCAACCCGCTCACGCCAAGTCCCACGCCTTCCTCACCTCGTCCTTCCACTCCTCGAACCCATAGACGCGCCCGTCCTCGAGCATAATCTCTCCCGTGTGCAGCAGGCGGttcagcggcggcacggtGAACCACTCGTGATCGCTCCGGCACACCACCTTGGCtgcaacaccatcaccaccaccaccaccaccaccactgcccgtctcgcccgtcttgttgCCCGGCGCCTGAATCACCTTGTCCAGGCAGCGCGTGCAGTAGCTCTCCATGCAGTACCGGCACACGGCAAACTCCTCGCCCGACGCCACGTTGTTGAAGCACTGGAAGCAGCTGCGGTCGTACGACTGGATGTCGGGCAGCttgggcgcgccgcggcgctcctcgggcgACTCGCTGATGGTGCTAAACGACGCCTCGGGGTTGACCTTGCGCATCGAGCGCGCCAGCGCGATGGCGTTGGACACCTCCcccgcggcgatgaagacgcGGAGCAGGTTGTCGAGCGCGTAGACGTCGTTGCCCGGCTCGCTGTCCGACAGGAGGTCCAGGCCGTCCTGGATGAGCCCCCTCAGGAGCTCCCGGGCCTCCGACGCCCGTCCCAGCAGCCGGTAGAAGCACGCCAGGTAGATGGACGCCGCGTTCACGTCGGACCCGAGCATGTCGGCCGGCATGTTGAAGTTGTGGTGCCGGTCCTGCTTGCTCTTGACCgcctccatcttcttcacccacccctgggccgcctccgacgccAGGCCTACGTCGATGATCTTTTGCTTgtacagcgccgccagcttctggaaggcgacggcgtaCGCCTGCCGCGTCGTGATGCTCCCGCGGGGGCGATACTCTTGCAGCGCAATTTGCTCGAGCACGGCAATGGCGTTGTCAATGTCCCGGCCGTACTGAAACGTCGTGCCGTGCGCGAGCCGCAGGTGCAGCACCACGAGCGTCTCCCGCAGCTggacgtcggcgacctcgatgGCGAGCTCCAGCGCGCTCAGCAGAAACTcgcccttgcccgtcttggccgccgcgcgcggcagCCAGTCCATGACGAGCAGCGAAAAGTACCtctccagcagcaggtccACGAAGCGGTTCTGCCCGTGCTTCGTCTTGGTCAGGTGCCGGGccatctcctcggcgagctccaTCACCTCGCCGTGCAGGCCCTCCGAGGCGAGCACCTCGAAGTAGCCCGTCTCGGGCTGCAGgaactcgtcgtcctcgagcgacgcggcctcggcgttcTCAATCGCCTTGCGAAAGTACTTGTGCGCAATGTCCACCTTGTCCATGCGGTACGCGCACTGCGCGATCAGGAAGCAGTCCTTGTACAGCCGCCACTTGCTCTTCCTCAAGGCCGGGCCCTGCAGCGCGCCGCTCTCGATGTTGcgctcctcgatggcggcgcacTCGAGAGCCTGGTCCAGCGCGGTGCCGTACCGCCGGTCTTGGTACAGGCAAAAGGCGATGCGTCCCGACGTCTCGACGCTGTTGTTATCCAGCTTGAGCGCGGCATCGTAGTGCTTGAGGGCGGACGCGTGCATCCCGAGCGTCAGGTACGTGCTCCCGACTCGGCGGTGCCAATGCGCCGTCTCTGGCTGCGACGCCCAGACAGTCGCCTTGTCGAGACGATCCTCGACGGAGATGTCGGGCCAGTGTGTGCCGGCATGCGACCAGTCGTAACCGGCGTCCATGAGGGCCACGTTTTGCACAATCTTGAAGCAGAAGAGCGTCGGCACGTAGCGCCCAAAGTCGCTGGCCAGCCATGCCTTGGCGTAGAACCGGCCGATTTGCTCACAGACGCCAGAGCCGTGCTCGCCCGCGGCTTTGGCGAAATTCTTGCCCGCAGAGTCGAgtccgtcggcgacgtcgacgtctcTGAACCACCGCTGCAGGCCCTTGATGTTGTGATCCGTCAGGACCTCGAGCCCCTCGTCGTTCTTCTCGTACACGATGCTCCAGTCAAAGACGACGTTTTCGTCGGTGAGCATCCTGTACAGCTGCGGGCCGAGCTCACGCTTGTGTTGGCTCGATACATCCGCTGGATCGATGGCCGCGACGTGTTCCTGCCAGTACCACGCCGCGTACTGCTTCATCGCGGCCATGCCCTGGCCCAGATCAAGCCTCTCGAACCACTCCCTGTCGATAAAGACCCTCAGGCACGCGCGGAGAATGTGGATGCGGGCTTCGTTGATGTCGAAGCCGATTgcggcgcccgtctcgcgcatCGACTTGGAGAACCTGCCGCTCCGGAAGAACTCGCGGACGGAGGTGTGGAAGAAGGTCACTCTGGTCAGGTACTTGTTGGACCGGAACTCCACGTCGCTTGCCGAATCGAGGATATCGGAGCCAtgcgctgggctggcttgTCGTGGGCTGAACCGTCCGCTGGCCGGGCTTGAGCGCCTGCTCGGACTGCCTCGTCCTGCAGGACTGAGACGACGCTCGATGCCTCCGTTCTCTCCGATGCTAAGGCTCCTGCCTGGGCtgatgcgccgcgccggacTGAGATCTCGGCTCGGGTCCCGTCGTGCCCTGTCGTAGTCCTTGATAAGGTCGTCCGTTGTCAGACCGTCTTCACGCTCGAGCTCAAAGAAGCACGCGTACTGCCGACGAATCGATTCCTCGAGAAACAGCGGCGGGTCCCCAAATGCCATGATCAggcccgcctcgagctgctccaaGGTCagcacctcctcggcgcAAGTGACCCATCTGAGCATCTCGTTGAGGTCTCGCGCCTCCTCTTTGGATATCGCCTTGACGAGGTTGTCTAGTGTCTTTTGCAGGACACCATCGAGCTCCTTCGGGTACGACCGGAGGCTCTCCAGAATCGAGCTCTGGTGTCGCTTGCGGTTCACGTCCTCGAGCATAAACttggcgacgatgaagagcCCGTCCGCCTGCCTCTCCACTGCCTCGGCGACTGTCTTCTTGAAGTCGGCGCTAGTGCGGCTGAGAACCCTCGAGTGTAGGATGCTGTCGTATATATACGCGCTGACGTCTCTGGCGCTGCGGTCTGGCGACACCTGTACCATAGTCAAGGTCTGGCCGGGGACGGGAGGGTCCAGCGCGACCGTGACCTTGTCGGACAAGTGCGACCTCCCCACGAGCGCAAATTGGAACTGAGGGGTCGATGATGGCTGCTGTGAATCTTCACTTGGTGCCAAAACAGATAGCAGCTCCTCAATGTCCGCTTCCTCGGCTTCATCGATGCCGTCAAAAAAGATGTAGCGCCTTCTTCCCGTCTCCTGTCCCGTCCCCGCAGGGAACAGCTGCCGAAACGCGCTGGACACCGTCTTGACATCGTCTCTGCTGTGCAGTCGCCGTATGAGATCCTTGGCATAGAATCCATCGCTCTCGCTAAGCTGGTAGGCGACGTCTCGAAGAGCCTGCACCACTGACCTCGTCTCGGGGGTGCTTGAGCGAAAGAAGAAGTATCCCACACTGGCATGCTCGTCCAGGTTTTCCTTTTTCCACGTAACGATCCGCGAAGTCAGATACGACTTGCCAGTTCCTGCATGTCGTTAGCAGTCACCTCCAACAACGCGCGGTACACGTGGAGGGCACGGAGGTGTTGGCGGAAGGCAACTTACCCGGATTGCCAGAGATCCAGAGATACGGCGTCTCGCCCGAAAACCACGCAGCCACACGCTCGTCCTGGGTGATCCAATCGCCGGTGCCAGGTACGCTTGACTTTTTGAACGCGTTGTAGAAATCCTCTGGGAACGGAGACGGCGCCAGGATCCGTcgcagcttctcgccggccgccacgtTGCGCCATTCCCGCTGCTCCAGGCGCATGCTCTGCACGTTCTGGCTGACCTGGGCAACGGTGCTGTCGATGAGGTCGGCCTTTGTGTTGAGCTGCGACACGCCACCGTACGTTTCGGCCacgacgtgctgctgctcccccaCCGTCAAgtccttgagcttctggAGAGCGGGCTGCACAGGGCTCTTGATGCTGATGAGCCGCTTAAAGTACGCCCTAACGCGACCGCCCCGGATCTCCTTTGATGCAAGGATGAGCACCTCGAACAACGTCGCGAGGATGGAGGCTAGTTTCTGGTACAAGCCCGGCGACATGTGGTGCTTGACATAGACCTCGAGGCGAGGCGTAAAGTCCTACATGTACGCGGTCAGCGATCCGCCCTTGATAATTGCTGCCAGTTGCTGGATTTTCTCCTCACCTTCAGCTGCTCAAACAGCTCGACTATAGCATCGTATGTTGCCGACACATTGTGTGCCG
Above is a genomic segment from Purpureocillium takamizusanense chromosome 2, complete sequence containing:
- a CDS encoding uncharacterized protein (EggNog:ENOG502GNG3~COG:S) codes for the protein MPRQLAVLGSQAAYPTLGRPCSGFLLIWDELTIVLDLGYGTLQPLLARGVQPHAIDAVVVTHEHPDHWLDLHALLRLLYYGPSPQVPSTSKAAGNSGQEEHRADKKRKLSLYCTSGVIEQLAHLEPDLPLDAIAEVHILTHRCTYTIGTSLQLTGLLLPHWVPNIGVRLALLPDDGDAPPGQAHQQDDTSGGTGNSSTSDSRAILAYTGDTGPSPLLAELGRDARVFIVDATDRPGEADRPPTERFLMTASEAGRCAAEARAGMLLLTHFWPGNDSAAAVLRARTGFGGEVLAAEPGMVFDMPGSAGP
- a CDS encoding uncharacterized protein (COG:S~EggNog:ENOG503NWBW); the encoded protein is MAGDSKQAAPGMERQFADVLESAAKIYRDNTGEALSLKSFTTPPMKTVKDLERQLIRQNEDFAAFRAKRQRIFSILGAALKPVEVIGEVVAGASSEVFAPAQSIYSAVLYLMNAAHNVSATYDAIVELFEQLKDFTPRLEVYVKHHMSPGLYQKLASILATLFEVLILASKEIRGGRVRAYFKRLISIKSPVQPALQKLKDLTVGEQQHVVAETYGGVSQLNTKADLIDSTVAQVSQNVQSMRLEQREWRNVAAGEKLRRILAPSPFPEDFYNAFKKSSVPGTGDWITQDERVAAWFSGETPYLWISGNPGTGKSYLTSRIVTWKKENLDEHASVGYFFFRSSTPETRSVVQALRDVAYQLSESDGFYAKDLIRRLHSRDDVKTVSSAFRQLFPAGTGQETGRRRYIFFDGIDEAEEADIEELLSVLAPSEDSQQPSSTPQFQFALVGRSHLSDKVTVALDPPVPGQTLTMVQVSPDRSARDVSAYIYDSILHSRVLSRTSADFKKTVAEAVERQADGLFIVAKFMLEDVNRKRHQSSILESLRSYPKELDGVLQKTLDNLVKAISKEEARDLNEMLRWVTCAEEVLTLEQLEAGLIMAFGDPPLFLEESIRRQYACFFELEREDGLTTDDLIKDYDRARRDPSRDLSPARRISPGRSLSIGENGGIERRLSPAGRGSPSRRSSPASGRFSPRQASPAHGSDILDSASDVEFRSNKYLTRVTFFHTSVREFFRSGRFSKSMRETGAAIGFDINEARIHILRACLRVFIDREWFERLDLGQGMAAMKQYAAWYWQEHVAAIDPADVSSQHKRELGPQLYRMLTDENVVFDWSIVYEKNDEGLEVLTDHNIKGLQRWFRDVDVADGLDSAGKNFAKAAGEHGSGVCEQIGRFYAKAWLASDFGRYVPTLFCFKIVQNVALMDAGYDWSHAGTHWPDISVEDRLDKATVWASQPETAHWHRRVGSTYLTLGMHASALKHYDAALKLDNNSVETSGRIAFCLYQDRRYGTALDQALECAAIEERNIESGALQGPALRKSKWRLYKDCFLIAQCAYRMDKVDIAHKYFRKAIENAEAASLEDDEFLQPETGYFEVLASEGLHGEVMELAEEMARHLTKTKHGQNRFVDLLLERYFSLLVMDWLPRAAAKTGKGEFLLSALELAIEVADVQLRETLVVLHLRLAHGTTFQYGRDIDNAIAVLEQIALQEYRPRGSITTRQAYAVAFQKLAALYKQKIIDVGLASEAAQGWVKKMEAVKSKQDRHHNFNMPADMLGSDVNAASIYLACFYRLLGRASEARELLRGLIQDGLDLLSDSEPGNDVYALDNLLRVFIAAGEVSNAIALARSMRKVNPEASFSTISESPEERRGAPKLPDIQSYDRSCFQCFNNVASGEEFAVCRYCMESYCTRCLDKVIQAPGNKTGETGSGGGGGGGDGVAAKVVCRSDHEWFTVPPLNRLLHTGEIMLEDGRVYGFEEWKDEVRKAWDLA
- a CDS encoding uncharacterized protein (COG:I~EggNog:ENOG503NVH3), whose translation is MIYGKADEVQVPNLDLLTFLFDYESSRAKASTPLFAEAHDPSAVITTTRARHLATAFAHFLRHNYGIGASGPARDVVVTVSSGQSALPCLFYGVIAAEGIYSAASAAGTPKDLARQIADGPGQLLVCSADVKPQALEAARLAGLSERNVLVLTSHPRVSLESADGRVRCDFENHLPWKRITDPRELADRTICILYSSGTTGLPKGVLVSHANVVSESYLTGHLNRPVTETWTDYTPRTMAHLPTAHIAGVQGYFINPVFEGSLVFWMPGFKLDDFVRYVEELHITMLFTVPPIYAAIAKHPAVKKQFSRVRMAIGGAAPLSKEIQVAASEKIHPDATVTQVWGLSETTGAITHTKPGRKDTVGSLSPLMPNITLRLVDDDGKDVAPGQPGEALVKGPMITKGYHNNPEANKNSFTDDGWFRTGDIIRMEGDLLYIVDRKKELIKYKGLQVAPAELEGVLLAHPAVADAAVIGVPYDDTEAPRAYVVLAPPARGKLSEADIAAYVKSQVSSYKQLRGGVKLVDAVPRSAAGKILRKELREVVRREMQDSKL